The sequence below is a genomic window from Coffea arabica cultivar ET-39 chromosome 4c, Coffea Arabica ET-39 HiFi, whole genome shotgun sequence.
GATTGATAGTTTAACTATTGTAGCTGCAGTTCTTTTTGATCTCAAACGGCAACTCGGTTCATTGAATCTTGGGTTAATGATGAAATTCCTTCCATGAATGGGACCCGATGGCTTCCACTATTGCAGAGTACAAAAATAGAAGAGCAGAAGAAGCTCTGTAGCATCTTTGACAATTGATAGATGCAGAGTATATAGAgtgagtaaatgaaatgaagaagGCATTTCATCATCATATTGATCGGtccaaagaaaagaacaaatcCTGCTGCGGCCAACTcagaatttaaaattcaaaatcacaaaaggcACAAAGGTAGATTTATAGTTATAGTAGTAAGTAGTATTGTTGAATTGAGCGCGCTCCCATCCCATGTGACTGCGAGTCAGATTTTCAGTTCATGTGGTCACACATCCCTGTGCAAAAATCCCGCCCTCACATTCACAATGATAAAGGGAAGGCACTAAAATAATTGTCCCAGCCCACCAATAATTGAAGTTTGTGCCACATAACATATTATCGCTTGCCTGTTCATTCTTCCAAAGGTTGCTCTCTTTAATTTCGATACACAATATGTGGAGCAACCTTCCCTTTGATCTCCTAGCTAACATCTTCTCCTTCCTTTCCCCTGACTCCTTGGCCTGCGCCAAATCCTCCTGCCGCCATTGGCATCAATGTGCTAGGTACTTGGCCACGCCGGAGTCGCAGCGGCGGCATCCACCATGGTTCATAGCCTTGCCTAATCGCAGCCGCGGTCTCTTTTGCTGTGCTTATAATCCAATTGACGAcagcaacagcagcagcagTTGGTACATGCTACCGCTTGACTTTCTCCCCATCCCGACCCGACCCGTTTCTGCAACAGCTGGCCTAGTTCTTCTAAGATCAACTAGCACTACGCCTTTTCAATTAGCCATATGCAACCCTTTTACCAGGCAATTTCGGCACCTGCCGACGCTAAATGTCACCAGGATTAATCCAGCAGTTGGGGTCATCGAATTGGATCCAGGCCATCAATTCGGCGAGCTCAACTTCAGGGCCTATGTTGCCGGTGGCATGTCTGAAGCGCCGGGCGGCGGCGCGTTATACGAGCCAAAGGTGGAAATGTACGATTCGCGGTGTGACACGTGGAAGGTTATCGGATCAATGCCAGTGGAATTTGCAGTGAGACTAACAGTTTGGACACCCAGTGAAAGCGTGTACTCCAATGGGATCCTGTACTGGATGACATCAGCCAGAGCCTATAGTGTGATGGGATTCGAGATTGCCACAAATAGCTGGAGAGAATTGAGTGTGCCGGTTGCTGATAGGCTGGAATTCGCAGCATTGGTGCAGAGAAATGGGAAGCTGACGCTCCTTGGTGGCAAGTGTGGTGGTGATGCGTGTATATGGGAGCTGGGAGAAGGGGATGTATGGCGTATGATTGAgaaggtgccatttgaattaGGGATGAGATTTTTGGGAGGAAAAGGCTGTTGGGATAGCACCAAATGTGTTGGCAATAATGGGATAGTTTGCCTGTACAAGGATCTTGGATCAGGCATGTTAGTTTGGAGGGAAGTTGTAGATGAGGGCAGGTGGGAATGGTTTTGGATTGATGGATGTTGTTCGATAAGAGGCCAGCAACTGCAGAATTTTCAGATTAAAGGACTCCTGCTACATCCAAATCTTGCTCATTCCTCCCTCCTCAATGCATAAGCTTGATTTGTTATTCCGTCGCTTCTTTGTTGGTGTTTCTTATTCTTCCTCTTCCGATAATATCAGTTGTAATTTTCAGCTACATATCAGTTAATCATGTACGATTGAATTCAAAATTCAGGTGCGAATTGCCAAGTTCTTTTTCAGTTGGAAACGTATTGGCGGCTTGGCTCCCGCAACCGCCTCCAGAAGGAGTCACTCAAAGTAGAATCTTTTGCACCGAAGGCCTCAAGAAAGTAGAAGATACTGCAATCGGTAGTAGTGATTAGTGAAGGCATGGAATTTGGTTCGCTAATGCCATATGTCAAGACAGAAACATCCATACTCGATCATAGACTATAGGGAGTTAGTTGTTCACTGTAAACTGTCATTCTCTTCATCAAGCAATAAATTGAATTCGCCTGCGGGCCTTGATTGGCTCAGCAGTGGTTCTGCACGTTTCTGGACCGGGGTCCTTTGTTTCGAATCTTGTAGTCCGAACACTGAAATCAATTCAATATTTTGTTTTGATAGATCTGAAATCAATTAACATAAGATATTGCAAAATGGTATGATGATGATAATTTTCCTAACTTAAGTGCCACAGTGGTTAGCCGACCGGCATTATACACGAGCGTGGTCCGAAGCCACGAGTCGGTTGGTTGTGAAATTGCTATTTGTCCTCCTAAGTTTGTCCATCGAAACAAAATGAGGGGCAATATCTGTCCTTTTCTTTCTATAACTACTAAAAGATAAATCTTTTAAGGCTTCGACGTACGCTTTTTCTAATGGATTCCGGATGATGTCTTCGGAGGTAAAAGTTAAAACTACTGCGGTAACTCAAGACCAAAAAAAATGGGTCGTGGTTAAACTGGTTAGAACGGATCCTATTGCAAAGTCGCCGAAGACCAAACCCGAAACCGGATTCTTTCACCTCCAATCATGAAAGATCCGACCTGTATGTATGACTCCGTTTTACTACTAGTCTTACTTGACCTGCTTCATCCTATGAATTACAAACAATACTTAAAACAGAGTACCTGTCAAAATGGACTCTTTATCTAACTacaataaatgaataaaatgataCATGTAGTGGCTGACTCATTGCTGTTGAAAACTTGGGCAAAGTGACTAGTGGATTTCTTGATGCCAGTTTCGTTTTTCATCATTTGCTCAAGGATGCTAGTCAAAAGAGTTATTTTCCTGAGATATCTGGAGGGGATATCTTACAAGCCGTTTTCGTTTTGCAAGATCTTTTGAGGTAATATTAATTGAATACCCCATGACTGCTTTCCTTGTATGCATTTTGTGATTGGTAGTTTctgaatttttattaaaatgGGCTCTCTTGCAATTCAGAATGGTAGAGGTCTTGCAAATGCTGCGTGTTGggatttttctattatatatgaTATCAAAGAAAGATCAATTTTTTATGAGAAACAATTTTCGGAGCTGGGTTTTGAGtatttaggaaaattttttatctgAGTTACGCTATATGAGTTTGTATCAGTTGAAAGGCTCCCGGAGCCTATGAGCATCAGAATCAGTCGATCAGATGTTGCCAGTGCAGCCCTTGGTTTGGTATATTAGCTGCAAAATTGATGTTTCTGATTCTTAATATGACTTTCTTGGGTGGACTTACAAGACCTAATTGCTGGCATATATAGCGGGAATATTATATACTTAATATTTTGAGTGCTGAGGATCCATTTGCTCGGGGGTTTTTCCTATACTCAGAGAATCAGGTTGTGATTGCGGTAGTTTTAGTGGTTTTCAGTGGAAGAAATTTCTTTGGAACATGATAAAGCTGTTACGTTTCTCCAGTCATAACTGCCACTTTACCATCTTCAAAGGATTTTTCCCATAGGTCTGATTGTAATTTACTGGTGTGTACATTTGAGTTGTCAGGTGAGCTCTTGTAGAAACCAAATAGAATGTCTTGCACAAATAATGCGTTGAAGGAGTTCTGAATATAGTGGTGGTGCAGGTAGATTTAAGTTGAAATGGATGCCCTGCAAGTTGTTTCCTCCGCAATGCAGATTGTTTCAAGTATGGTTGCTGCTATTGGATCACTAGAGCAAGCATCTAGAAATCTTGATGATGCTCCAAAGAGAATTCGAATCCTTGAGGAATTTGTCTGAACTCGAAAATTTGGTCCTCAAAACCAGGCAAAAACACGTGTATAAGCTCCATGATTCCCGTTTGGAGCGCCAAATACAGAGCTTGAATAATCTTATTGATCAGCTGCATCCAAACATCACAAAGGCAAAAAGGATAGTGTCAAAAAGCAAATTTAAGAACTTTGCTAAAGTTGTATGGAACTCAATGGCTGGTGATCCTCTTGCAAAGATTTTGCTTTCGATACAGTATGACTTGAAATGGTGGCTTGAATCTCAGAATTTGTCAAGGGATGTCGAGAATGTTATAGAAAGGACAGCTAGAAACATCCCAAGTCGATTGAAGGTAAACTCAGATCAAGGCTACCTGATATTGGGTAAGTGCtcttttgtgcaaaacatgcTGGAGAAAGATGATTCTCACCATGTTATCTTAATTGTTGGACTGTCTGGCATTGGGAAGACATGTTTAGCTCGTCAAGTGGCTTCTGATCTTCCATCAAAATTTGTAGATGGTGCCATTGAACTTCGATTTGGGCAATGGTGCAGCAGGGCTGCTTGCAACGGGAACAAGGCTGAATATCAGAGGCGATTGACAAGGAAACTGACAAAATTCCTGGTGCAGATTGGGTCTCAGAAAAAGATGCAGGATGAACACTGCAGAGATCTTGAAGACATTGGTTACTTGCTTCAAGAAGCACTATATGGGAAGAGCATTTTGGTACTCCTTGATGATGTCTGGGAATAAGATATTGTTGAACGTTTTGCAAAGTTGTATGATAACAACTGTAAATACTTAGTAACAACTAGGAACGAGTCTATCTATGAGATAACAGAAGCTGAGAAAGTAGAGTTGAGTAAGGATGACATAATGGAAATAAGCAAGGCAGTTCTTCTACACCATACCTTTCTTACGGAGGATCAGCTACCAGTATGTCCTTCTACCATGTCTTGCACTGTTTTATGATTGCTATAACATGAGCTGTGTATATCATTTCACTGCTTTTGTGATTGCTGTGCATTTATCGTCATCCCCAGAACATTTGTGCTGTAAATGCTGTTAATCAGCAATGGCATTGCTGGTTTCATGCTTAAACTATTTTAATTCCAAATCCATTACTGACTCAAGCATATCTGATATCTCTGTACCACAACTTCTAAGAAcgaatgtttaatttttttgtttttcaaagaatgcTAGGACtctcaaaataatcaattagcTTGtcgctgttttttcttttcctgcaATAATCTTGGTCGATTTCACCTTAATTGTTAAAAACTCAAAACGTACAATCCTTGGTCTAGTGGCTAAGGTTGAGGTCCCAGCACTTTGATGtcttgggtttaaaaccccCCCTCCCCCTCTTTGCCTTCTTGCTTCTTAAATCTCACCCTCCCCtgctagaaatttttttttaatatatgtgcttttttctgttcttttatAATTTGGTGTTATGGAACTTTGTTTCATCAATAATCTGTTTATTTTCCTAAGTTTTGAGATTTTCTTGTTTCACAGGAGGTTGCTGAAATGTTGCTGGAACGTTGTGGTCACCATCCTTTAACAGTTGCTGTCATGGGCAAGGCTCTTCGCAAAGAAGTAAGAGCTGAGAAATGGGAAAAGGCCATATCCGACCTATCAACATATGCCACATCTGCACCAGGTCCAATTTCATATGTAAATGAGAAAGAAGCTGAGACCACCGTTACCATATTTGGATCACTTGAGTTCAGCCTTGAAGTGATGCCAGAAGACTCAAGAAAGCTGTTTATTGCTTTCGCTTCTCTTTCATGGGCAGAACCTCTTCCTGAAGCTTGCCTAGAGGCCATATGGTCGGTTATTGGGCAGGAAAATTTGTTTCCTCTTACAGTTTGCAAGCTTGTTGAAGGTTCTCTACTGATGAAAACTGATGCCACTTCTATATACCAAGTACATGACATGGTTTCCCTATACCTTAACAGCAAGGAAAATGATTCAGTTATTATGCTTCTGACAGAATCTACTGCTGAGAAATCAGCATTTATCAGTCCCTGGCTTTTTATTTTTGGGAAGAATGCAGTTAAAATAGTTTCTGAGAAAAAGATTGAATCTGCACTTGGCTCTTCTGAAGAAAAGCAGGCAATTATTGTCTTGGAATCAATTATTCAAGCATTCATGTCTAGCGAATTAATCTCAGAAATTGAGGCCACCAGAGCAAGCTTGAGTAGGATTTTAGGACCCAAGATTGGAGATCTGATGTCTGCTGAATCACAGAGTCTGGTTGCTCTTTCTGCAAAAGCAATCATCAGCATTTTCACGAAAGCTGATTTCTCCAACTACTTGCCATCCCTTGAAACCACTGGTGCAGTTGATAACCTTGCAGATATATTGCAAGTCTGTGATGACCCTATGGTCCAAACTAACATTTCAACTGTCCTAGCAAAGCTTGCTGAGTTTGGAACCCCTGGCACAGTAGATAAGGTCCTTCAGAGAATTCCGTTGAGTCAGCTGGCAGATTTGCTCTCTCCTAGTGCTGAGGAATGGCATGACAGTGTATTTACAACATTGATTTCATTAATGAAAGCTGGAAAATCGAAAGCTGTTGAGAAAATGTTTGCTTCTGAGTTAGATAAGAGCTTGATTAGACTTCTTGAGAATGGGTCTGATGTTACTCAACACCATGCGCTTGTCATATTGAAGTCATTTTATGAGCTTGGAGGTCCTTCAACAAATGGATCACTTGGCCCTGGTATTCTAAAGTTGCTGCCTTGGCAAGCAAGACTTCGATTGGAAAAATATGTGTTGTCAGATCAAAACTCTCTCCCTTCACCAAAGCCACAGACTTTTGATGATATCATTCACAAAATGCTGGAAAATAGTGACAAGCGAATACTGGAAGCTATGCAAGATGTCATACCAATAGTAGAAAAAGCAGGAGAACCAATAATCGGAGACATGATCTTAAGAAGTCTCCTTGTAAAACGATTGTCAGAACTCTTGCAAGGACGCCAAGAACAATACCTTTTGAAGGCTGAATCTGCCTTTGTACTAATGAAGCTCGCTTGCTCTGGAGGGGAGCCCTGCATTAAGAAAATACTTGAATATGACATCATTCAAGAACTTGTTAAAATGATGCAATGTGACACTCCTGAGCTGCAGGATTCAGCCTACACAACCCTACATCAAATGCTTTTTGCCCAAGGTGGAGTTCTTATTCTAGATCAGATGTTTCAGATTGGACAGATTGATAGGTTAGTTAATTTGATTGAGAGCAAGTCAGCGAAGACCAGGGAGGTGAGCTTGAACTGTGTTCTAGATGTAGTTGAGGTGGGAAATAAAATCTGCTTGGAACGGATGTTTTCTTTGCAAGTAATTGAAAAGCTagccaaaattgaaaagagtCGTGGGGGTTCTGGCGCAACTGTGGTGGGGTTTCTGAAGGGTATTAGTAAGTGTAAGCATCTCACAACCGCAGAGCGTTGGGTGATGAAGCAGCAAGTAGTTAGGAAGGCAAGGGCAGCAGTTAAAGGCCATAAATTTGAAACCCAAGTTATGGCAGCTATTGATGCTTGTCTTTCTGAGGGTTCTAAAGGTGCCAGTAGTACTGGTAgtagaagaagacacaaaagatAATTCAAGTCTGTGCCTATAGATCCAACGATGACATGATTATTTTCTACAAGAATATGAAAGATTGGTATTCTTAAATTGGTTTGTGATTATTTCAACCTTGGCATTTTCGATTCTAGCGTGCAAAACCTACTGCAATCACGTACGTAGCCACAGAaggggataaaaaaaaaaaaaaaaaaactcttcaaattgTTAGCACAAGATGACTCTGTATTTTGATCATAGATAGAACACTCGACAAAATTCGTATCTTGCATTCGTTTATCCGCTTCCGAGTTTGTGTAGATCAGCTCGGATTTGCAAATCAAAGTTCTTAATGGGCGTCAAGGGGTGGACTTTGGATATGTAGGGGTaaaattaaatacataaatctaAAGAGGCCTCAATCAATACAACCCAATGTTgttagacccaaaaaaaaaaatttgttgttaGACGGCCAATTTCAATGTGGATTGAGAATACTTCTTTTGCgactttctttttttgtcttttaaaaTTTCATCTGAGCATAT
It includes:
- the LOC113739821 gene encoding F-box protein At5g49610-like encodes the protein MWSNLPFDLLANIFSFLSPDSLACAKSSCRHWHQCARYLATPESQRRHPPWFIALPNRSRGLFCCAYNPIDDSNSSSSWYMLPLDFLPIPTRPVSATAGLVLLRSTSTTPFQLAICNPFTRQFRHLPTLNVTRINPAVGVIELDPGHQFGELNFRAYVAGGMSEAPGGGALYEPKVEMYDSRCDTWKVIGSMPVEFAVRLTVWTPSESVYSNGILYWMTSARAYSVMGFEIATNSWRELSVPVADRLEFAALVQRNGKLTLLGGKCGGDACIWELGEGDVWRMIEKVPFELGMRFLGGKGCWDSTKCVGNNGIVCLYKDLGSGMLVWREVVDEGRWEWFWIDGCCSIRGQQLQNFQIKGLLLHPNLAHSSLLNA
- the LOC113740012 gene encoding uncharacterized protein isoform X1 encodes the protein MEISKAVLLHHTFLTEDQLPEVAEMLLERCGHHPLTVAVMGKALRKEVRAEKWEKAISDLSTYATSAPGPISYVNEKEAETTVTIFGSLEFSLEVMPEDSRKLFIAFASLSWAEPLPEACLEAIWSVIGQENLFPLTVCKLVEGSLLMKTDATSIYQVHDMVSLYLNSKENDSVIMLLTESTAEKSAFISPWLFIFGKNAVKIVSEKKIESALGSSEEKQAIIVLESIIQAFMSSELISEIEATRASLSRILGPKIGDLMSAESQSLVALSAKAIISIFTKADFSNYLPSLETTGAVDNLADILQVCDDPMVQTNISTVLAKLAEFGTPGTVDKVLQRIPLSQLADLLSPSAEEWHDSVFTTLISLMKAGKSKAVEKMFASELDKSLIRLLENGSDVTQHHALVILKSFYELGGPSTNGSLGPGILKLLPWQARLRLEKYVLSDQNSLPSPKPQTFDDIIHKMLENSDKRILEAMQDVIPIVEKAGEPIIGDMILRSLLVKRLSELLQGRQEQYLLKAESAFVLMKLACSGGEPCIKKILEYDIIQELVKMMQCDTPELQDSAYTTLHQMLFAQGGVLILDQMFQIGQIDRLVNLIESKSAKTREVSLNCVLDVVEVGNKICLERMFSLQVIEKLAKIEKSRGGSGATVVGFLKGISKCKHLTTAERWVMKQQVVRKARAAVKGHKFETQVMAAIDACLSEGSKGASSTGSRRRHKR
- the LOC113740012 gene encoding uncharacterized protein isoform X2; its protein translation is MLLERCGHHPLTVAVMGKALRKEVRAEKWEKAISDLSTYATSAPGPISYVNEKEAETTVTIFGSLEFSLEVMPEDSRKLFIAFASLSWAEPLPEACLEAIWSVIGQENLFPLTVCKLVEGSLLMKTDATSIYQVHDMVSLYLNSKENDSVIMLLTESTAEKSAFISPWLFIFGKNAVKIVSEKKIESALGSSEEKQAIIVLESIIQAFMSSELISEIEATRASLSRILGPKIGDLMSAESQSLVALSAKAIISIFTKADFSNYLPSLETTGAVDNLADILQVCDDPMVQTNISTVLAKLAEFGTPGTVDKVLQRIPLSQLADLLSPSAEEWHDSVFTTLISLMKAGKSKAVEKMFASELDKSLIRLLENGSDVTQHHALVILKSFYELGGPSTNGSLGPGILKLLPWQARLRLEKYVLSDQNSLPSPKPQTFDDIIHKMLENSDKRILEAMQDVIPIVEKAGEPIIGDMILRSLLVKRLSELLQGRQEQYLLKAESAFVLMKLACSGGEPCIKKILEYDIIQELVKMMQCDTPELQDSAYTTLHQMLFAQGGVLILDQMFQIGQIDRLVNLIESKSAKTREVSLNCVLDVVEVGNKICLERMFSLQVIEKLAKIEKSRGGSGATVVGFLKGISKCKHLTTAERWVMKQQVVRKARAAVKGHKFETQVMAAIDACLSEGSKGASSTGSRRRHKR